AAGAATGATTACGGAAGTAATGATAAGTACACAACCAATAATAATAGATGTTGTGAGTGGTTCGCCCATGAGTGTGATACCAATAGTCATTGCAGTGAGTGGCTCAAAGGCTCCTAAGATAGCAACACTGGCAGAATCAATCAAGGTGAGTGAACGAACCAACGTAACATTACTGATAGTGGTTGGAATCAAACCCAATAGTATCAGTGAAAGGAAAGAGTCTGCATTCGTGATTCGTTGTACCCCTCCTGTCGTAAATGTTGCATAAAGGATTAGTAGCAACATTGCCATAAAGAAGATATAGAAATTAACCTTCAACGCTGGCAATTTACGAATACGCATGTTAGGGAAAAGTACCATATAGATAGCATACAGCAGTCCTGACGACATGGCAAGTGTAACACCCCACATCGACTTAATACCGTCTGTATGCCCTATTCCACCAAGAAAAGCTACACCAGCAATAGCAAGTAAAATGGCTAAGGATATGCGAATTGTAAGTTTTTCGTTAAAGAAAAGAATGAGAAGAACCTCCGTCCATACCGGATAAGAGAACAGCAGGGTAGTAGCTATACCACCAGGCATATATTCGTAACTACTGAAAAGGCATACAGCCGACACAGCATACAGAATCGAAAGGAACGTGATACGGAGTCCATCTCCCCATCGTATATGTAGATTTTGCTTACGCCATAAGAGGATCGCCATCATAAAAAGACAACCGAAGGCGAAACGATAGATTAAAACTGACGGCAATAACATTCCCGATTCCATTACAGGAATAGAGAAAAGCGGGATAGTACCGAACGTAATTGCAGAAAGGCTGGCATAACCATAACCCTTTATAGTGGAAGAATTATTCACGATTTAAATGTGTGTTGATTAACGCTAATATAAGTGCAAATTTACATATTTTTCTGCAATATATGTATTGAAAACTCCTATAAAAAGGTCAAGAATAGAGAATAATGACTATATCTGAGGTATGGCAACAATAAATAGCTTTCACTTTGGATAACTATTGCAAGGCATTTAGTACCCAACACCATTGGTGTTTACCATCAACACCATATGTGCGGGGCATCAACTCCTTGGCAAACATAGGCTTTTAATTAGGGAGGGAGCTATATAATATGACGTGCTAAACGTTAAATATAAGTTAAATATCAGGTAACTATTTCTTATTTAAGTAATAACATATACTTTTGTCAACAAATAAATAAATTAAGAAACAAGGGGTGCTTCACGGTTGTGTTGCTGAGATTATACCCATAGAACCTGACGCTGATAATGCAGCCGCAGGGATTGTCTCATTCTATACTTACACTTTCTTCGTCATTGATGAGACTGTTTTCTATCTCGTATCATCTTTTGAAAAACTGCAATAGACGTACCTCTACAAACCGATATGGTGCATGAGATATATTTGTGCATTGACAATTGCAGGCTCTGACTGTAGCGGTGGAGCTGGAATACAAGCAGACATAAAGACTATGTCAGCCTTAGGCGTCTATGCAGCAACTGCTATTACATCTATTACTGTGCAAAATACGAAAGGTGTACAGGCTGTTCATGGGGTGAGCCCTTTTATCGTTGCAGAGCAGATTAAGGCGGTTATGGAAGATATAAAACCTGATGCTGTAAAGGTTGGGATGGTAAATGACAGTGTTACTATACACGCCATAGCTGATACGCTGAAGTTTTATCCGAACATTCCGACAGTGATTGATCCGATTATGGTATCTACAAGTGGCTTTAGACTTATGAAACAAGATGCTTTAGAACTATTTTGTCAATCCTTGCTTCCTATGTCTACCCTACTGACCCCTAATCTTCCTGAGGCAGAAATATTGTCAAACATGAAAATAAAAAACATTGATGACATGGATATAGCAGCACAAAGAATCCTGAGTTTGGGCTGTAAAGCTGTCTTGATAAAAGGAGGACATATGACAGGAGATAGAAAGATAGACCGATTATATATGACGAATGGAATAGTACAAACTTTTACCCATAAGACAATAGACACCCAAAACACTCATGGAACAGGCTGTACCCTCTCCTCTGCTATCACTTCCTTTATAGCACGTGGACTGAATTTAGCTGATGCCATAGCTGCTGCAAAACACTATCTTTCTCAAACATTGGCGGCTGGTAAGGATATTCATATAGGCGAAGGACACGGACCTGTTAACCATTTCTTTAATCCTGAGAAACTAATAACTTTATGATACAATTTATTACACATGCCAATAATCGCTATGATTACTTAGATGGCGTTCGTATGGCACTTGAAGGAGGATGCCGATGGATTCAACTTCGAATGAAGGATGCTTCAGAAGAGGAGATTCTGAAGACTGCAGAAAGTACGAGAAAACTATGCAGACAATACGATGCAGTCTTCCTTCTTGATGACTATGTAGAACTGGTAGAAAGGTCAGGAGCTGATGGTGTGCATCTTGGTAAGAACGATATGCCTATCGATAAAGCACGTCGTCTTCTTGGAAAGGATAAAATCATTGGTGGTACAGCAAATACTTTTGAGGATGTCAAACGTATCTATTCTGCTGGAGCAGACTACATTGGTTGCGGTCCATTCCGCTTTACTACTACCAAGAAAAAGCTATCTCCTATCTTAGGGTTAAATGGCTATAGCCGTATCATTGAGCAAATGACTGCTTACGGGATTAATATCCCTGTCATTGCTATTGGTGGTATACTTCTACAAGATGTATCGGATATAATGCAGACAGGGGTAAGTGGCGTAGCTATTAGTGGTGCTATCCTTAATGCTAACAATGATGATAAGCCAGTTACCACAATGAAAAGATTTATCAATGAACTTAAATCAAACAATAAATGAAAACAGAATTCAAGTTTAGTTATCCTTCCTCTGAGAAGGTTTACCTAAGTGGAAGACTCTATCCTGAGCTCAAAGTGGGTATGCGTAAAGTACATCTTACTCCTACTGTTACTATCAAGAAAGGAGAAAGATGTGAGGAAAACAATGCTCCTGTGTATATATATGATACCAGTGGAGCTTACAGTGATCCTAATATTGATATCAACTTAGAGTGCGGACTGCCTAAACTACGACAGTCTTGGGTCATAAAACGTAAGGAAAGACAGACCCAAATGTATTTCGCCAAACAGGGTATTATAACTGAGGAGATGGAATATGTTGCCATCAGAGAGAATATGAATTGTGAGGAATTGGGTATCGACACGCGTATCACTCCAGCGTTTGTATGCAAGGAAATTGCCGAAGGAAGGGCTGTAATACCAGCTAACACAAAGCATCCAGAGTCTGAACCAATGATTATCGGGACAAACTTTCTTGTGAAGATAAACGCCAATATCGGCAATTCCTCCACATCTTCTGATATCGAACAAGAGATTGAAAAGGCGGTTTGGAGTTGTAAATGGGGTTGCGATACATTAATGGATTTATCTACAGGTAAGGATATCCATGAAACACGAGAACGGATTCTTCGCAACTGTCCTGTCCCTGTTGGAACAGTACCTATGTATCAAGCTTTTGAGAAAGTTAATGGAAAGATTGAAGCTCTTAACTGGGAAATCTTCCGTGATACCTTGATTGAACAGTGCGAACAAGGAGTGGATTACTTTACAATTCATTGTGGCATACGACTAAAGAATATACATCTTGCTGACAATCGATTGACAGGTATCGTAAGTCGTGGTGGTAGTATTATCTCTAAATGGTGCAAGGAACATCAGAAAGAGAGTTTCCTCTATGAGCATTTTGATGATATATGTGATATCTGTGCAAGGTATGATGTTGCAATATCATTGGGAGACGGACTACGTCCCGGTTGTACGCACGATGCGAATGATGCGGCTCAATTTGCTGAACTTGACACGATGGGCGAATTAGTTGAGCGTGCATGGGATAAGAATGTACAGGTCTTTATTGAAGGTCCAGGTCATGTTCCAATGCATAAAATCAAAGAGAATATGGACCGACAGATTGATAAGTGCCATGGTGCACCCTTCTATACATTAGGTCCACTTGTCACTGATATTGCTCCAGCTTACGATCATATCACGTCTGCTATTGGTGCATCTCTCATAGGATGGTACGGTACTGCCATGCTATGTTATGTAACACCAAAGGAGCATCTTGCCCTGCCTGAGAAAGAAGATGTACGTATTGGTGTCATCACTTATAAGATAGCTGCTCACGCAGCAGACCTTGCAAAGGGTCATCCAAGTGCTTCTATCCGTGATAATGCATTGAGTAAAGCACGTTATGACTTCCGTTGGAAAGACCAGTTTAACTTAGCACTTGACCCAGAACGTGCGCTTGAATATTACAAAGCAAGCAACTCAGTTGATGCGAACTATTGTACAATGTGCGGTCCACACTTCTGTGCTGCTCGTATTAGTCATTCTCTCAAGAACTGTGAGGAATAAGCAAAAGAATAACAATTATCCATAAATATAATTTTATTATGATTGAGACACAAGTATCAAAAGGTATTATTAGTACCTATTTCGACAAACTTCAGCGTAATTTACAACTTGATGTTGCCATCGTTGGTGGTGGTCCTTCAGGCATCGTTGCAGCTTATTATCTGGCAAAAACAGGGTTAAAAACAGCTCTATTCGATCGTAAGCTGTCACCTGGCGGAGGTATGTGGGGTGGTGCAATGATGTTTAACCAAATCGTTATACAGGAAGAAGCGTTGCACATTGTCAAGGACTTCAACATCAGCTATCAGCCTTATGAAAACGAACTTTACACCATTGACTCCGTTGAAAGTACCTCCGCTTTGCTTTATCATGCAGCTCATGCTGGTGCAACAATCTTCAACTGCTATTCTGTTGAAGATGTTGTTTTCAAGAATGATGTTGTAGGTGGTGTTGTAGTCAATTGGACTCCGGTTCTTCGTGAAGGACTACATGTTGACCCATTA
The Prevotella melaninogenica DNA segment above includes these coding regions:
- the thiC gene encoding phosphomethylpyrimidine synthase ThiC, which encodes MKTEFKFSYPSSEKVYLSGRLYPELKVGMRKVHLTPTVTIKKGERCEENNAPVYIYDTSGAYSDPNIDINLECGLPKLRQSWVIKRKERQTQMYFAKQGIITEEMEYVAIRENMNCEELGIDTRITPAFVCKEIAEGRAVIPANTKHPESEPMIIGTNFLVKINANIGNSSTSSDIEQEIEKAVWSCKWGCDTLMDLSTGKDIHETRERILRNCPVPVGTVPMYQAFEKVNGKIEALNWEIFRDTLIEQCEQGVDYFTIHCGIRLKNIHLADNRLTGIVSRGGSIISKWCKEHQKESFLYEHFDDICDICARYDVAISLGDGLRPGCTHDANDAAQFAELDTMGELVERAWDKNVQVFIEGPGHVPMHKIKENMDRQIDKCHGAPFYTLGPLVTDIAPAYDHITSAIGASLIGWYGTAMLCYVTPKEHLALPEKEDVRIGVITYKIAAHAADLAKGHPSASIRDNALSKARYDFRWKDQFNLALDPERALEYYKASNSVDANYCTMCGPHFCAARISHSLKNCEE
- the thiD gene encoding bifunctional hydroxymethylpyrimidine kinase/phosphomethylpyrimidine kinase; this translates as MRYICALTIAGSDCSGGAGIQADIKTMSALGVYAATAITSITVQNTKGVQAVHGVSPFIVAEQIKAVMEDIKPDAVKVGMVNDSVTIHAIADTLKFYPNIPTVIDPIMVSTSGFRLMKQDALELFCQSLLPMSTLLTPNLPEAEILSNMKIKNIDDMDIAAQRILSLGCKAVLIKGGHMTGDRKIDRLYMTNGIVQTFTHKTIDTQNTHGTGCTLSSAITSFIARGLNLADAIAAAKHYLSQTLAAGKDIHIGEGHGPVNHFFNPEKLITL
- a CDS encoding thiamine phosphate synthase, with the translated sequence MIQFITHANNRYDYLDGVRMALEGGCRWIQLRMKDASEEEILKTAESTRKLCRQYDAVFLLDDYVELVERSGADGVHLGKNDMPIDKARRLLGKDKIIGGTANTFEDVKRIYSAGADYIGCGPFRFTTTKKKLSPILGLNGYSRIIEQMTAYGINIPVIAIGGILLQDVSDIMQTGVSGVAISGAILNANNDDKPVTTMKRFINELKSNNK
- a CDS encoding sulfide-dependent adenosine diphosphate thiazole synthase, which codes for MIETQVSKGIISTYFDKLQRNLQLDVAIVGGGPSGIVAAYYLAKTGLKTALFDRKLSPGGGMWGGAMMFNQIVIQEEALHIVKDFNISYQPYENELYTIDSVESTSALLYHAAHAGATIFNCYSVEDVVFKNDVVGGVVVNWTPVLREGLHVDPLNIMSKCVIDGTGHDSEICKVVARKNGIQLDTTTGGVVGEKSLDVAEGERMVVEGTHEIYPGLYVCGMASSAAAGTPRMGPIFGGMLLSGKKVADLIIDKLKK
- a CDS encoding DMT family transporter, with amino-acid sequence MNNSSTIKGYGYASLSAITFGTIPLFSIPVMESGMLLPSVLIYRFAFGCLFMMAILLWRKQNLHIRWGDGLRITFLSILYAVSAVCLFSSYEYMPGGIATTLLFSYPVWTEVLLILFFNEKLTIRISLAILLAIAGVAFLGGIGHTDGIKSMWGVTLAMSSGLLYAIYMVLFPNMRIRKLPALKVNFYIFFMAMLLLILYATFTTGGVQRITNADSFLSLILLGLIPTTISNVTLVRSLTLIDSASVAILGAFEPLTAMTIGITLMGEPLTTSIIIGCVLIITSVIILITKGKTLPNPLRKYAEHQE